Proteins from a genomic interval of Salvelinus sp. IW2-2015 linkage group LG14, ASM291031v2, whole genome shotgun sequence:
- the LOC111973180 gene encoding POU domain, class 3, transcription factor 2-like gives MATAASNHYSVLTTASSAPRQHSESGSMQQAAVYRDAHTLLQNDYTLPGSGHPLSHAHQWITALSHGDGAPWPSSLLGEQDVKPILQSDREELQNSASLQQQQQRHPHLAHQAHHDARAWRTSTASTHIPGMATSDGQSLVYSQSGFGLGGPEQMHHHSLQEEDHHSHSPHLSEHGGGVQSSLSHHQHGGHPENSDEDTPTSDDLEQFAKQFKQRRIKLGFTQADVGLALGTLYGNVFSQTTICRFEALQLSFKNMCKLKPLLNKWLEEADSTSGSPTSLDKIAAQGRKRKKRTSIEVGIKGALESHFLKSPKPGGAEITSIADSLQLEKEVVRVWFCNRRQKEKRMTPIGGQLPGTEDMYGDTPPHHGAQTPVQ, from the coding sequence ATGGCGACCGCAGCGTCCAACCACTACAGTGTCCTGACTACCGCCAGCAGCGCGCCGCGGCAGCACTCGGAGTCCGGGAGCATGCAGCAGGCAGCGGTGTACAGGGACGCGCACACCYTGCTCCAGAACGACTACACTCTACCGGGCAGCGGTCATCCGCTTAGCCACGCTCACCAGTGGATCACGGCTCTGTCGCACGGGGACGGGGCTCCGTGGCCGTCGAGTCTCCTCGGAGAGCAGGACGTGAAGCCCATTCTGCAAAGCGACCGAGAGGAGCTCCAGAATTCCGCCAGtctgcagcaacagcaacagcgaCACCCTCACCTAGCGCACCAGGCACATCACGACGCCAGGGCATGGCGAACAAGCACGGCCTCCACGCACATTCCCGGTATGGCTACATCTGATGGCCAGAGCCTGGTGTACTCCCAGTCTGGGTTCGGCCTGGGAGGACCAGAGCAGATGCACCACCACTCCCTGCAGGAGGAAGACCACCACAGCCACAGCCCACATCTGAGCGAGCATGGAGGCGGGGTACAGTCGTCCCTCTCGCACCACCAGCACGGGGGACACCCGGAAAACTCGGACGAGGACACGCCGACCTCGGACGACCTGGAGCAGTTTGCCAAGCAGTTCAAGCAGCGGCGCATCAAACTGGGCTTTACCCAAGCTGACGTGGGGCTGGCGCTGGGGACCCTttatggaaatgtattttctCAAACCACTATCTGCAGATTCGAGGCGCTTCAGCTGAGCTTCAAAAACATGTGTAAACTCAAACCACTGCTTAACAAATGGCTGGAGGAGGCGGATTCCACCTCGGGGAGCCCCACCAGCCTGGATAAGATCGCGGcgcaggggaggaagaggaaaaagaggacctCCATCGAGGTGGGCATAAAGGGGGCTTTGGagagccattttctcaaaagtccCAAACCAGGCGGCGCGGAGATCACCTCCATAGCGGACAGCCTGCAGCTGGAGAAGGAGGTGGTGAGGGTTTGGTTTTGTAACAGGCggcagaaggagaagaggatgacGCCCATTGGAGGACAGTTACCGGGAACGGAGGACATGTATGGGGACACACCACCTCACCACGGCGCTCAAACCCCGGTACAATGA